One genomic segment of Spirochaetota bacterium includes these proteins:
- the pnp gene encoding polyribonucleotide nucleotidyltransferase — protein sequence MRGKELSLETGVMAKQASGSVFLRFGDITILSTAVVDKETDLSLDFFPLTVNYNEKYYAGGKIPGGFLKREGRPRDREVLTSRIIDRPIRPLFPDGFRNEVQVVPTLFSTDQKQSGDVLAILAASASLMISPIPFDGPVAGVRVGYINGEFIINPTYKELEESLLDIIVVGSKDSITMIEGEAKEVTEDVFIRAVEHAHKAIQPLLSMQIELAKKLNVKKNEYPLFKVDEDLKKKIFAFAQDKVAKASSCKDKMQRYAQLDAVKEEVKAHLGEIPEDKKSHIGMILSQIEEEVVRKDIVNAGKRPDGRKLDEIRNLDIQARVLPRVHGSALFTRGQTQSLAVVTLGSPKDAQLIDDVDERGDKSFMLQYNFPPFSVGETGRMGSPGRREIGHGNLAERSFHAVMPTVDFPYTVRIVSEILESNGSSSMATICASSLALLDSGVKLKSNVAGIAMGLATFEGKHKVLTDIQGVEDHLGDMDFKVAGTKEGITAFQLDIKLTGISTAILTEALEQAKKARLFILEHMDKVLSQAGEMAPTAPKLTKVSINPERIKDLIGPGGKNIKGITEATGSDVDIQDDGTVTIFAKDDEWLKMTLDMIGGLTKEPEIGTIYEGPVKGIKDFGVFVEIMPGIEGMCHISELAENRIEDIYSHIKLGDRLKVKVMDSGGGKISLSHKATLPGFEDYKGSSDREGRGGGGGGFGGGRDRGPRGGGGGFGGGRDRGPRGGGGGFGGGRDRR from the coding sequence TTGCGGGGAAAGGAACTTTCCCTCGAGACCGGCGTCATGGCGAAACAGGCATCGGGCTCGGTGTTCCTCCGCTTCGGCGACATCACCATTCTCTCAACGGCCGTCGTCGATAAAGAGACCGACCTCTCGCTCGATTTCTTCCCGCTCACCGTCAACTACAATGAAAAATACTATGCCGGCGGAAAGATACCCGGCGGATTCCTCAAACGCGAAGGGCGCCCGCGCGACCGCGAAGTGCTCACCTCTCGCATCATCGACCGCCCGATACGCCCGCTTTTCCCGGACGGTTTCCGCAATGAAGTGCAGGTAGTGCCGACATTGTTCTCGACCGACCAGAAACAGTCGGGCGACGTGCTCGCCATACTCGCGGCAAGCGCATCGCTCATGATATCGCCCATCCCGTTCGACGGCCCGGTGGCCGGCGTACGCGTGGGTTACATCAACGGCGAATTCATCATCAATCCGACATACAAAGAACTTGAAGAAAGCCTCCTTGACATCATCGTCGTGGGATCCAAGGATTCGATAACGATGATCGAAGGCGAGGCGAAGGAAGTGACCGAGGACGTGTTCATACGCGCCGTCGAGCACGCGCATAAGGCGATACAGCCGCTCCTTTCCATGCAGATAGAGCTTGCGAAGAAGCTCAACGTCAAGAAAAACGAATACCCGCTCTTCAAGGTCGACGAAGACCTCAAGAAAAAGATATTCGCGTTCGCCCAGGATAAAGTCGCCAAGGCGAGCAGCTGCAAGGATAAAATGCAGCGCTATGCACAGCTCGATGCGGTAAAGGAAGAAGTGAAGGCGCATCTCGGCGAAATACCCGAGGATAAAAAGTCGCATATCGGCATGATACTTTCTCAGATAGAGGAAGAGGTCGTCCGCAAGGATATCGTCAATGCGGGCAAGCGCCCGGATGGACGTAAGCTCGACGAGATACGGAATCTCGACATACAGGCTCGGGTGCTGCCCCGCGTGCACGGCTCGGCCCTTTTCACGCGCGGCCAGACGCAGAGCCTTGCCGTCGTCACGCTCGGCTCCCCCAAGGACGCGCAGCTCATCGACGACGTCGACGAACGCGGCGACAAATCATTCATGCTCCAGTACAATTTCCCGCCGTTCTCGGTGGGCGAAACGGGACGCATGGGTTCGCCCGGACGGCGCGAAATAGGCCACGGCAATCTCGCCGAGCGTTCCTTCCATGCCGTCATGCCGACGGTTGATTTCCCGTACACGGTACGTATCGTCTCCGAGATACTCGAATCGAACGGCTCATCGTCGATGGCGACCATATGCGCATCGTCGCTCGCGCTCCTTGACTCCGGTGTGAAACTCAAATCGAACGTAGCCGGTATCGCCATGGGGCTTGCAACATTCGAAGGAAAGCACAAGGTGCTAACCGACATCCAGGGTGTGGAAGATCATCTCGGCGACATGGACTTCAAGGTAGCCGGCACGAAAGAAGGCATCACCGCATTCCAGCTTGATATCAAGCTTACCGGCATATCCACCGCGATACTGACCGAAGCGCTTGAGCAGGCAAAGAAGGCGAGGCTTTTCATCCTTGAGCACATGGACAAAGTGCTTTCACAAGCCGGCGAAATGGCCCCTACCGCGCCGAAGCTTACCAAGGTGAGCATCAACCCCGAGCGCATCAAGGACCTCATCGGACCCGGCGGGAAGAACATCAAAGGCATTACCGAAGCGACCGGCAGCGATGTCGACATACAGGACGACGGTACGGTCACGATATTCGCCAAGGACGACGAATGGCTCAAGATGACGCTCGATATGATCGGCGGGCTTACCAAGGAACCCGAGATCGGCACCATCTATGAAGGCCCGGTGAAAGGCATAAAGGACTTCGGCGTATTCGTCGAGATAATGCCCGGCATCGAAGGGATGTGCCATATATCGGAACTCGCCGAGAATCGCATCGAGGATATTTACTCGCATATCAAGCTCGGCGACAGGCTCAAAGTGAAAGTGATGGATTCGGGCGGCGGAAAAATATCGCTCAGCCATAAGGCGACGCTCCCGGGCTTTGAGGACTACAAAGGCAGCTCCGATCGTGAAGGACGCGGCGGTGGCGGCGGTGGTTTCGGTGGCGGGCGCGACCGTGGACCTCGCGGCGGCGGCGGTGGTTTCGGCGGCGGGCGCGACCGTGGACCTCGCGGCGGCGGCGGTGGTTTCGGCGGCGGACGCGATCGCCGGTAA
- a CDS encoding TonB-dependent receptor — MKTRILISLIIASASITLTAQTTNKTSLMTTNTVTNAAAASTAVPAVKADTEGADVVVTANRIETPRSQVGSSVTVITADDIKKSGAKEVQGALRTVAGITASQNGGFGSTASIFLRGLGSSRVLVMIDGIAANSAATSDHSFGFAHVPVDGIERIEIIRGPQSTLYGSDAMSGVINIITKKGKGAPQTTVSLEGGSFATFRGALDYSGRIGDVSFSCGGSHLRTEGVSKAVVTNGVAESDPYYLTTIVSRAEYKPFDTVRLFGSLHYTHARTSIDDGGYADDPNYINLDERLIASLGYAQRFNDLWGHSIKVGYVYSRNEGDDLADSNENTSYWYVNYGQALRIDWQNDLNFANVDILTVGASGLIDRLHTFDKGYFGFYSESELSPHYQRTISGYAQNHLTLWGIFNNTSGIRYDYSADFGGALTWKTSLAVVVSNIGLTVKGNFATGFKAPTSWQLYNTAWGGNTNLKPESLWSVDAGVHQELGRMLSVEATYFYTASSNMIQYNLATFKFENVLSAISRGVETMCTFSPREEIAFQAAYTYTDSADAAAGRKSDRIPAHKASIGVVGTLTNIGFGSVTFTYVGERPDAGAAKTLAQYYKLDAALTWIIDRWELSLRGENLLNQQYQEATGYASPGLSIYGGVKVKL, encoded by the coding sequence ATGAAAACCAGAATTCTCATCTCTCTCATCATTGCATCAGCTTCAATAACGCTGACAGCTCAGACAACGAACAAGACTTCGCTCATGACTACGAATACTGTCACCAATGCCGCTGCAGCATCGACTGCTGTGCCGGCGGTTAAAGCCGATACGGAAGGCGCCGATGTCGTCGTCACCGCGAACCGTATCGAAACGCCGCGATCGCAGGTGGGATCGAGCGTTACCGTGATCACCGCCGATGACATTAAAAAGTCCGGCGCAAAGGAGGTGCAGGGCGCGTTGCGTACCGTGGCCGGCATCACAGCATCACAGAACGGCGGTTTTGGTTCGACGGCGTCGATATTCCTGCGCGGGCTCGGTTCCTCGCGCGTGCTCGTCATGATAGACGGTATCGCGGCGAACAGTGCGGCGACGTCCGACCACTCCTTCGGTTTTGCGCATGTACCGGTCGACGGCATCGAACGCATCGAGATAATACGCGGACCGCAGAGCACGCTCTACGGATCGGACGCGATGTCCGGTGTGATAAACATCATCACGAAGAAAGGCAAGGGAGCCCCGCAGACGACCGTGTCGCTTGAGGGCGGCAGTTTCGCGACGTTCCGCGGCGCGCTCGACTACAGCGGGAGGATAGGCGATGTGTCGTTCTCCTGCGGCGGCTCGCATCTGCGTACCGAGGGCGTATCGAAAGCGGTCGTGACCAACGGCGTTGCCGAGAGCGATCCGTACTATCTTACGACGATAGTGTCGCGCGCGGAATATAAGCCGTTCGATACGGTGCGGCTATTCGGCTCGCTGCATTATACCCATGCGCGGACATCCATCGACGACGGCGGGTATGCCGACGACCCGAACTACATCAATCTCGACGAACGCCTCATAGCATCGCTCGGATATGCCCAGCGCTTCAACGATCTCTGGGGCCATTCGATAAAGGTCGGTTATGTCTACAGCAGGAACGAGGGCGATGACCTTGCCGATTCGAACGAGAACACGAGCTACTGGTATGTGAACTACGGGCAGGCGCTGCGCATCGATTGGCAGAACGACCTGAATTTCGCGAATGTCGATATACTGACGGTCGGGGCGAGCGGCCTCATCGACAGGCTGCACACCTTCGATAAAGGGTACTTCGGATTCTACTCGGAGAGCGAACTGTCCCCGCATTATCAGCGTACGATAAGCGGCTATGCGCAGAACCATCTCACGCTCTGGGGTATTTTCAATAATACCTCCGGCATTCGATACGATTACAGCGCGGACTTCGGGGGTGCCCTTACGTGGAAGACATCGCTTGCCGTTGTCGTCTCGAACATCGGCCTTACGGTCAAGGGGAATTTCGCCACCGGTTTCAAGGCGCCTACGTCGTGGCAGCTGTACAATACCGCATGGGGCGGGAACACGAATCTGAAGCCGGAATCCCTCTGGAGCGTCGATGCCGGCGTTCATCAGGAGCTCGGGCGGATGCTGTCCGTTGAGGCGACGTACTTCTACACGGCGAGCAGCAATATGATTCAGTACAATCTGGCGACATTCAAATTCGAGAACGTGCTCTCCGCGATAAGCCGCGGTGTTGAGACGATGTGTACCTTCTCGCCCCGAGAGGAGATAGCGTTTCAGGCGGCGTACACGTATACGGACAGCGCCGATGCCGCAGCGGGCAGGAAGTCGGACCGCATACCGGCACATAAAGCGTCCATCGGCGTCGTCGGGACGCTCACGAACATCGGTTTCGGGAGCGTGACATTCACCTATGTCGGCGAGCGGCCGGATGCCGGTGCTGCAAAAACGCTTGCGCAGTATTACAAACTTGACGCAGCGCTTACCTGGATCATTGACCGCTGGGAGCTTTCCCTCCGCGGTGAGAATCTTCTCAATCAGCAGTATCAGGAGGCGACGGGATATGCGAGCCCCGGGCTTTCGATATACGGCGGAGTGAAAGTGAAACTGTAG
- the cobT gene encoding nicotinate-nucleotide--dimethylbenzimidazole phosphoribosyltransferase, whose translation MKLNECLSKISPAGAVLAEKAKHKIDFKTKPVGSLGVLEDIALKMSSIQNSLDPVINGRRMFVFAGDHGITAEGVSAFPAAVTPQMVMNFLAGGAAINVLCRHAGIDIGIVDMGVNFDFKSAHGLIDRKVAKGTKNFLRENAMSEVEAARAIENGIAVFIDAYNAKKFGIVGVGDMGIGNTTSASAIIATITGASAADVTGRGTGIDDKGLSNKIDIIERSLSERSPDPKNALDVLMKVGGFEIAGIAGCVLAAAAHRVPVVLDGIISTAGGLIAHTFNPSVSDYLFCAHRSVEKGQTLALKKMGVSPLLDFSLRLGEGTGAALAIPIIDAACAIMRDMASFESAGVTNKE comes from the coding sequence ATGAAACTCAACGAATGCCTCTCAAAGATCTCGCCAGCGGGTGCCGTACTCGCTGAAAAAGCGAAACACAAGATCGACTTCAAGACGAAACCTGTCGGATCGCTCGGCGTACTGGAGGATATCGCGCTCAAAATGTCCTCGATACAGAATTCGCTCGATCCGGTGATCAACGGCCGCCGCATGTTCGTGTTCGCGGGCGATCACGGTATCACCGCCGAGGGTGTATCTGCATTCCCCGCAGCGGTAACACCGCAGATGGTCATGAACTTTCTCGCTGGCGGCGCCGCGATAAATGTACTTTGCCGTCACGCCGGCATCGATATCGGCATCGTTGATATGGGTGTGAATTTCGATTTCAAAAGCGCACATGGACTTATCGACAGGAAGGTCGCTAAGGGCACGAAGAACTTCCTCCGCGAGAACGCCATGAGCGAGGTGGAAGCCGCTCGTGCGATCGAGAACGGTATCGCGGTATTCATCGATGCGTACAATGCGAAAAAATTCGGCATTGTCGGCGTCGGGGATATGGGCATCGGCAATACGACATCGGCGTCAGCGATAATAGCGACGATAACCGGCGCATCCGCTGCGGACGTTACCGGGCGCGGCACCGGCATCGACGACAAGGGGCTGTCGAACAAGATCGATATCATCGAACGCTCGCTATCGGAAAGATCGCCCGACCCGAAAAACGCGCTTGATGTTCTCATGAAGGTCGGCGGCTTTGAGATAGCGGGCATCGCCGGCTGTGTGCTTGCTGCGGCAGCGCATCGCGTGCCGGTGGTGCTTGACGGCATCATCTCAACAGCTGGGGGGCTGATCGCCCATACGTTCAATCCCTCGGTGAGCGATTATCTTTTTTGCGCACACCGCTCCGTCGAGAAAGGACAGACGCTTGCGCTCAAAAAAATGGGCGTGTCGCCGCTCCTCGACTTCAGCTTGCGTTTAGGTGAAGGTACCGGCGCGGCATTAGCCATCCCGATAATCGATGCAGCATGCGCGATAATGCGGGATATGGCATCGTTTGAATCGGCAGGAGTGACGAATAAAGAGTAG